From the Mycoplasmatota bacterium genome, one window contains:
- a CDS encoding ABC transporter ATP-binding protein yields MVTLDKIALSIKSLVVRYGSIEALKGINLKVPEGKIVALLGSNGAGKTTTLKTISGLVESVSGNIDLYDLDITKYPAEKIASLGIVQSPEGRQIFRDLTVEENLKIGAFTVKKRSEVKDNLERVYRYFPNLLERKKQIAATLSGGEQQMLAIGRALMAKPKILLMDEPSLGLAPIIVQNIFKIIKEINKEGTTVLIVEQNALQTLKISDYAYVLEVGEVKMEGPAKVLINDNKLVEAYLGSH; encoded by the coding sequence ATGGTAACATTGGATAAAATAGCTCTTTCCATAAAAAGTTTAGTCGTAAGATATGGTAGTATTGAAGCTTTAAAGGGAATAAATTTAAAAGTTCCAGAAGGGAAAATTGTTGCTTTACTAGGATCAAATGGTGCAGGTAAAACAACAACATTAAAAACGATATCAGGGTTAGTGGAGTCAGTGAGCGGAAATATTGATTTATATGATTTAGATATAACGAAATATCCAGCGGAAAAAATCGCTTCATTAGGAATTGTACAATCACCTGAAGGAAGACAGATTTTTAGAGACTTAACAGTTGAAGAAAATTTAAAAATAGGTGCCTTTACTGTAAAAAAACGAAGTGAAGTTAAAGATAATCTAGAGAGAGTTTATCGATATTTTCCAAATCTATTAGAGAGAAAAAAACAAATCGCAGCAACTTTATCAGGTGGAGAACAGCAAATGTTAGCGATAGGTAGAGCATTAATGGCGAAACCTAAAATATTATTAATGGATGAACCTTCACTAGGTCTTGCGCCAATTATTGTTCAAAATATATTCAAAATAATTAAAGAAATAAATAAAGAAGGGACCACTGTATTAATTGTAGAACAGAATGCATTGCAGACATTAAAAATATCTGATTATGCCTATGTTCTTGAAGTGGGAGAAGTTAAAATGGAAGGCCCTGCTAAAGTTTTGATTAATGATAATAAATTAGTTGAAGCTTATCTAGGTAGTCATTAA
- a CDS encoding ABC transporter substrate-binding protein, with translation MKKLFTLLLLVVVAVLITGCKKDDDGQQGVTDKEVKVGNCVATSGILAPVGVPFKTGIEAYFKMINDEGGVNGRMIKYVHQDAEWDTTKAKACVEKMIEDEKIFSFVGHFGTPLVGATLNDIKKAGIPSVYFATGTGILYNENAFGQDRGIYPVQPVYPMEGRIMAAWAKGQFEGSKIGVIYTNDDAGKDLLSGINNQAAISGGMTVVSSQVAPAAEDVSAAVQSILDMNVDVIIIAAIQGTFPQIAKELASQGNESPVITTYVNASIEMTNAVKDEVGTSFDIYANSWVDVVSDPQAVADYVEWIGKVDGDEDYSANAYAMTGWIAGHFFVEGLKAIPEDDEVTWASYMDAIESAPIKNPFGGLIDYSDGKRLGTQEMSLSKMDPTSPIGWAPFQPMQSIDDILDQ, from the coding sequence ATGAAAAAATTGTTTACGTTGTTATTACTTGTTGTTGTAGCTGTATTAATAACCGGATGTAAGAAAGATGATGATGGTCAGCAAGGTGTTACAGACAAAGAAGTTAAAGTTGGTAACTGTGTTGCTACATCAGGGATTTTAGCACCAGTTGGTGTACCATTCAAAACTGGAATTGAAGCTTATTTTAAAATGATCAACGATGAAGGTGGCGTTAATGGACGTATGATTAAATACGTTCATCAAGATGCTGAGTGGGATACAACAAAAGCAAAAGCATGTGTTGAAAAAATGATTGAAGACGAAAAAATCTTTTCATTTGTAGGACATTTTGGAACACCACTTGTTGGCGCTACATTAAATGATATTAAAAAAGCTGGAATTCCATCAGTTTACTTTGCAACAGGAACTGGTATATTATATAATGAAAATGCATTCGGTCAAGATCGTGGTATTTATCCAGTGCAACCAGTATATCCAATGGAAGGTCGTATCATGGCTGCATGGGCAAAAGGTCAATTCGAAGGTAGTAAAATAGGTGTTATCTATACAAATGATGATGCTGGAAAAGATTTATTAAGTGGTATTAATAATCAAGCAGCTATATCTGGTGGAATGACTGTCGTATCATCACAAGTAGCTCCTGCTGCTGAAGATGTATCTGCAGCAGTTCAATCAATACTTGACATGAATGTCGATGTGATTATTATCGCTGCGATTCAAGGGACATTCCCACAAATAGCTAAAGAATTAGCTTCTCAAGGGAATGAAAGTCCAGTAATTACTACTTATGTAAATGCTAGTATTGAAATGACAAATGCTGTAAAAGATGAAGTTGGAACATCATTTGACATTTATGCTAATTCATGGGTAGATGTAGTGAGCGACCCTCAAGCGGTAGCTGATTATGTAGAATGGATTGGAAAAGTTGATGGCGATGAAGACTATAGCGCTAATGCATATGCCATGACAGGTTGGATTGCAGGACATTTCTTCGTTGAAGGATTAAAAGCAATTCCTGAAGATGATGAAGTAACTTGGGCAAGTTATATGGATGCAATTGAATCTGCTCCAATTAAAAATCCATTTGGTGGATTAATTGATTACTCTGATGGTAAACGTTTAGGAACTCAAGAGATGTCTCTATCAAAAATGGATCCAACAAGTCCTATTGGATGGGCACCATTCCAACCAATGCAATCAATTGATGATATTTTAGATCAATAG
- a CDS encoding 4-hydroxybutyrate--acetyl-CoA CoA transferase: protein MSYKNKIITVEKALSMIKTNDVIVTGLGAAEARETLSKLHTIADKVRNVKTTTCLPMINADYFVKAEYKESFAMDGWFYTGPLRKAHKNGNISFIPNHLHLSGTKRLDHVKPNIYIGNATPPDKHGYVSLSLSNTYEKRMIEAADLVILEINPKLPRTFGDVEVSVDEIDYFIEVNYDIPELQDTEPNERDLKIGSFIAEYINDGDCIQLGIGGIPNAVAASLMDKKDLGVHTEMLTTGLMKLAKAGVVTGKKKTMHKGKMVATFALGTKELYDFIDDNPSCLILDGNYVNDPYVIGKNDNQVSINTTIEVDLTGQCASESIGSVQFSGTGGQADTAIGAQNARNGRSFIALYSTTMVKNPQTGEREEISKIVPQLKQGAAVTLSRNDVDYVVTEYGVAALRGTNIQERVERLINIAHPKFKAQLLKEAKEIGLIY from the coding sequence ATGTCTTATAAAAATAAAATTATTACAGTTGAAAAAGCACTTTCTATGATTAAAACAAATGATGTTATAGTCACTGGATTAGGGGCAGCAGAAGCGCGTGAGACATTATCAAAATTACACACAATAGCTGATAAAGTAAGAAATGTGAAAACAACTACTTGTTTACCGATGATTAATGCAGACTATTTTGTAAAGGCAGAATACAAGGAATCTTTTGCAATGGATGGATGGTTCTATACAGGACCGTTAAGAAAAGCGCATAAAAATGGAAATATTTCATTTATTCCCAATCATTTACACTTGTCTGGTACTAAAAGGTTAGACCATGTTAAACCAAATATATATATTGGAAATGCTACCCCACCGGATAAGCATGGGTATGTTTCCTTATCATTAAGTAATACTTATGAGAAAAGAATGATAGAAGCTGCTGACTTAGTTATTTTAGAAATTAATCCAAAATTACCTCGTACATTTGGAGATGTTGAGGTATCTGTTGATGAGATAGATTATTTCATAGAAGTAAATTATGATATCCCTGAGTTGCAAGATACAGAACCAAATGAAAGAGATTTAAAAATTGGGTCTTTTATCGCAGAATATATTAATGATGGCGATTGTATTCAATTGGGAATAGGTGGTATTCCTAATGCAGTTGCAGCATCATTAATGGATAAAAAAGATTTAGGTGTTCATACTGAAATGTTAACGACAGGATTGATGAAATTGGCTAAAGCAGGTGTTGTTACAGGTAAGAAAAAGACAATGCACAAAGGTAAAATGGTTGCTACATTTGCTTTAGGTACAAAAGAATTATATGATTTTATCGATGATAATCCATCATGTTTAATATTAGATGGAAATTATGTGAATGATCCTTATGTTATCGGAAAAAATGATAATCAAGTTTCGATTAATACGACCATTGAAGTCGACTTAACAGGACAATGTGCATCAGAATCAATTGGATCAGTTCAATTTAGTGGGACAGGTGGCCAAGCAGATACTGCTATTGGTGCACAAAATGCGAGAAATGGTCGTTCATTTATTGCTTTATATTCAACTACTATGGTTAAAAATCCACAAACTGGTGAAAGAGAAGAAATTTCTAAAATCGTTCCACAATTAAAACAAGGAGCAGCAGTCACTTTATCACGTAATGATGTGGATTATGTTGTTACTGAATATGGTGTTGCAGCATTAAGAGGGACAAATATACAAGAACGAGTTGAACGATTAATCAATATCGCTCATCCAAAATTCAAAGCACAATTATTAAAAGAAGCAAAAGAGATTGGGTTGATTTATTAA
- a CDS encoding alpha/beta hydrolase, translating into MSFFELDGKKVYYEVHGTGKPILLLNGIMMSTLSWKLFLNAFKGNQIILVDFFDQGNSEKLIDEDYKQDLQVELVYNLIKHLKLDKINVVGISYGGEVALQFAVKYQAYIDKLIVFNTASYTSPWLEDIGRGWIATAETNDANAFYKVTIPVIYSPDFYTKNIDWMKNREKLLHQVFKKPFLDAMIRLIKSAEGYDVRNVLNTIFIPTLLVGAENDYLTPLPEQRFLHTEITNSKLVIIPGCGHASMYENPTVFICLINGFVNSDTTVSVLI; encoded by the coding sequence GTGTCTTTTTTTGAGTTAGATGGGAAAAAAGTATATTATGAAGTACATGGAACAGGAAAACCAATTCTATTATTAAATGGCATCATGATGTCAACATTAAGTTGGAAATTATTTTTAAATGCTTTTAAAGGTAATCAGATAATATTAGTTGACTTTTTTGATCAAGGAAATAGTGAAAAATTAATTGATGAAGATTATAAGCAAGACCTACAAGTTGAATTAGTCTACAATTTAATTAAGCATTTAAAGTTAGATAAAATAAATGTCGTTGGAATCTCCTATGGTGGAGAAGTGGCACTACAATTTGCGGTGAAGTATCAAGCTTATATCGATAAGTTAATCGTATTTAATACGGCAAGTTATACCTCACCATGGCTTGAAGATATCGGTAGGGGTTGGATTGCAACTGCTGAAACAAATGATGCAAACGCATTTTATAAAGTGACAATTCCTGTTATTTATTCACCAGATTTTTATACAAAAAATATTGATTGGATGAAAAATAGAGAGAAATTATTACATCAAGTTTTTAAAAAACCATTTTTAGATGCAATGATTCGTTTAATTAAGAGTGCGGAAGGTTATGATGTAAGAAATGTGTTGAATACAATATTTATTCCTACACTACTTGTAGGCGCTGAAAATGATTATTTAACCCCACTACCAGAACAGCGATTTTTACATACAGAAATCACAAACTCTAAATTAGTCATCATTCCAGGTTGTGGTCATGCTTCTATGTATGAAAATCCAACGGTTTTTATTTGTTTAATCAATGGATTTGTTAATTCAGATACAACGGTAAGTGTTTTAATTTAG
- a CDS encoding acetyl-CoA C-acetyltransferase — protein sequence MSKVFIVGAKRTAIGSFLGTLKTVHPATLGASLIKNIVDETKIDVNLIDEVIIGNVLSAGLGQGVGRQVAINAGIPKEVVGLSLNMVCGSGMKAVMNGYANIKAGLSDLIFAGGVESMSQTPFLIPNSSRSGYKMGNMVAKDHMIYDALTDVYNQYHMGITAENIVDKYNISREEQDAFAIKSQEKAIKAVDSGRFKDEIVPIEVKTRKETIVFADDEYPNRRSNLEKLAKLRPAFKKDGSVTAGNASGINDGASMVLLASEEAVEKYQLKPLAEIVGIGQGGVDPSVMGLGPVPAIKKALNHASLSFNQMELIELNEAFASQSLGVVHELCEAYNETKESIFERTNVNGGAIALGHPVGVSGNRIIVTLIHEMKKRNVTYGLASLCIGGGMGTAVVLKLV from the coding sequence ATGAGTAAAGTATTTATAGTAGGCGCAAAAAGAACAGCAATTGGTAGTTTCCTGGGGACGTTAAAAACGGTTCATCCTGCTACTTTAGGAGCATCATTAATCAAAAATATTGTGGATGAAACAAAAATTGATGTCAACTTAATTGATGAAGTCATTATTGGTAATGTATTGTCAGCAGGATTAGGACAAGGTGTCGGTAGACAAGTTGCCATAAATGCCGGAATACCAAAAGAAGTTGTAGGATTATCATTAAATATGGTATGTGGTAGTGGAATGAAAGCAGTAATGAATGGATATGCCAATATTAAAGCAGGTTTAAGTGATTTAATTTTTGCTGGTGGCGTTGAGTCGATGAGTCAAACACCATTTTTAATTCCTAATAGTTCTCGTAGTGGGTATAAAATGGGGAATATGGTTGCTAAAGATCATATGATTTATGATGCGTTAACTGATGTTTATAATCAATATCATATGGGAATTACTGCTGAAAATATTGTAGATAAATATAATATTTCACGAGAAGAACAAGATGCATTTGCGATTAAATCACAAGAGAAAGCAATTAAAGCAGTTGATAGTGGACGTTTTAAAGATGAGATTGTACCGATAGAAGTGAAAACAAGAAAAGAAACGATAGTATTTGCTGATGATGAGTATCCAAATCGTAGATCCAATTTAGAAAAATTAGCAAAATTACGTCCAGCATTTAAAAAAGATGGATCGGTTACTGCTGGTAATGCATCAGGGATAAATGATGGGGCTAGTATGGTCTTATTAGCGAGCGAAGAAGCTGTAGAGAAATATCAATTAAAACCACTTGCTGAAATTGTTGGAATTGGACAAGGTGGTGTAGACCCATCTGTTATGGGATTAGGACCAGTACCAGCAATTAAAAAAGCATTAAATCATGCTTCTTTATCATTTAACCAGATGGAATTAATTGAGTTAAATGAAGCCTTTGCTTCTCAAAGTTTAGGTGTTGTTCATGAATTGTGTGAAGCTTATAATGAAACAAAAGAATCTATCTTTGAAAGAACGAATGTTAATGGGGGAGCAATTGCATTAGGACATCCTGTTGGTGTGAGTGGAAATAGAATTATTGTCACATTAATTCATGAAATGAAAAAAAGAAATGTTACCTATGGATTAGCTTCTTTATGTATCGGAGGCGGTATGGGAACTGCAGTTGTATTAAAACTTGTATAA
- a CDS encoding acetate kinase, whose translation MSKILSVNAGSSSLKFKLTDMPKEITLVEGNFERIGKNDAIFNFKIEDKKEKNIMPIKNHEIAVKLLVDSLTEFGVINDLSEIKGVGHRVVHGGEKFSDSVVINDEVINEIDRLSDLAPLHNPANLTGIKLFQKLLPNIPSVSVFDTSFHQSMPKEAFIYGVPYNWYEQYGVRKYGFHGTSHKYVSNRVEKLLGKKEVNIIVCHLGNGGSICAVKNGKSVDTTMGFTPLTGLIMGTRCGDIDPAIISFIMNKTNRTLSEIESDLNKKSGLLGISGLSNDSRDIEDGIKKGNNRCQLAQDMFTRKIASYIASYHVLLGGADAIAFTGGIGENSALTRQEIVDRLDVLGVKLDKSLNNVRGVERLISTKNSSIKCFIVPTNEEVMIARDVIRLIND comes from the coding sequence ATGAGTAAAATATTATCAGTAAATGCAGGGAGTTCATCCTTAAAATTTAAATTAACTGATATGCCTAAAGAAATTACTTTAGTAGAAGGGAATTTTGAGCGTATTGGGAAAAATGATGCCATTTTTAACTTTAAAATAGAAGATAAAAAAGAAAAAAACATAATGCCTATAAAAAATCATGAAATAGCCGTTAAATTATTGGTTGATAGTTTGACAGAATTTGGTGTGATTAATGACTTATCAGAAATAAAAGGGGTAGGTCATCGTGTGGTACATGGTGGGGAGAAATTTTCAGATTCTGTGGTTATAAATGATGAAGTAATCAATGAAATTGATAGGCTGTCTGATTTAGCACCTTTGCATAATCCTGCAAATTTAACAGGAATAAAACTATTCCAAAAATTATTGCCAAATATTCCATCGGTAAGTGTTTTTGATACTTCATTTCATCAATCGATGCCAAAGGAAGCTTTTATCTATGGTGTACCATATAATTGGTATGAACAATATGGTGTAAGAAAATATGGCTTTCATGGTACATCTCACAAGTATGTTTCAAACCGAGTAGAAAAACTGTTGGGTAAAAAAGAAGTAAATATTATTGTCTGTCATCTAGGGAATGGTGGAAGTATATGTGCTGTTAAAAATGGGAAATCAGTTGATACGACCATGGGATTTACCCCATTAACAGGACTAATTATGGGAACACGTTGTGGAGACATAGACCCAGCTATAATTTCATTTATAATGAATAAAACAAACAGAACTTTATCAGAAATTGAAAGTGATTTAAATAAAAAATCTGGATTATTAGGGATTAGTGGCTTAAGTAATGATTCTCGTGATATTGAAGATGGAATTAAAAAGGGAAATAATCGTTGTCAATTGGCTCAAGACATGTTTACGAGAAAAATAGCATCTTATATCGCTAGTTATCATGTTTTATTAGGTGGTGCTGATGCAATTGCATTCACAGGTGGAATTGGTGAAAATTCAGCATTAACACGACAAGAAATAGTAGATAGATTGGATGTTTTAGGGGTCAAATTAGATAAATCATTAAATAATGTACGTGGAGTTGAACGATTAATATCAACTAAAAATTCTTCGATAAAATGTTTTATTGTTCCGACAAACGAAGAAGTGATGATAGCTCGTGATGTCATACGATTAATTAACGATTAG
- a CDS encoding histidine phosphatase family protein: MKNIITIQHTQSIHHTNGMIGAWTDWELTELGKQQADSIGRALKKQLSDTTNYTMYASDLLRTKQTAEIVSKYLNLRPIYRTELREINLGSATGKSIKWLHKNQQEYNSNTSLLDFKCLPDAESKRDFYHRLLPFINEIENSPEENIIIVSHGGTLSMLFTMWIYGDISGTKDIAFQGISGGVSFLKKNDQGMKIIQKLNDLSYLINHA; this comes from the coding sequence ATGAAGAATATAATTACTATTCAACATACTCAATCTATACACCATACAAATGGGATGATTGGCGCTTGGACAGATTGGGAATTAACTGAGTTAGGTAAACAACAAGCTGATTCCATTGGTAGAGCACTAAAAAAACAATTATCTGATACAACAAACTATACCATGTACGCTTCAGATTTATTGAGAACCAAACAAACGGCGGAAATTGTATCAAAATATTTAAACCTAAGGCCTATTTATAGAACTGAATTAAGAGAAATAAATTTAGGGAGTGCGACTGGGAAAAGTATCAAATGGTTACATAAGAACCAACAAGAATATAATAGTAATACTTCACTACTTGATTTTAAGTGTTTACCTGATGCTGAATCAAAAAGAGATTTTTATCATCGACTTTTACCTTTTATAAATGAAATTGAAAATTCACCAGAAGAAAATATAATTATTGTATCACATGGTGGAACATTAAGTATGCTCTTTACAATGTGGATATATGGTGATATTAGTGGTACAAAGGACATTGCTTTTCAAGGAATATCTGGGGGAGTTTCATTTCTGAAAAAAAATGATCAAGGGATGAAAATCATCCAAAAACTAAATGATTTATCTTATCTAATAAATCACGCTTGA
- a CDS encoding ABC transporter ATP-binding protein yields the protein MEVRLEGLTKKFTETVAVDNMTVTFPSGKLTGLLGPSGCGKSTTLFMLAGLHNPTDGKIFFGEEDVTDLPPEKRGIGLVFQNYALYPHMTVEQNIMFPLENLKVPRKEAKQIAFEMAKLVHIEMLMNRKPSQLSGGQQQRVAIARALAKKPRILLLDEPLSNLDARLRLETREEIKRIQQETGITTIFVTHDQEEAMSISDQIIVMKEGIVQQVEEPQELYNEPINKFVAKFLGNPPINVLQGVVKNRNLTIDGHNIYQLNVPDNEIEVGIRPEAFMIDGNGFEIHIENVETIGRDTLIRFKLGKQQVRAFIDSEYRLVPGQNVKISLKRRGVHIFNPETGERIKYEK from the coding sequence ATGGAAGTTAGGTTAGAAGGATTAACTAAAAAGTTTACTGAAACAGTTGCAGTAGATAATATGACAGTTACTTTCCCATCAGGTAAATTAACAGGTTTATTAGGACCATCTGGTTGTGGGAAATCAACTACATTATTTATGTTAGCAGGTTTACATAATCCAACAGATGGAAAAATTTTCTTTGGAGAGGAAGATGTAACAGATTTACCTCCTGAAAAAAGAGGAATTGGATTGGTGTTCCAAAATTATGCACTATATCCTCATATGACAGTAGAGCAAAATATCATGTTTCCTTTAGAAAATTTAAAAGTCCCAAGAAAGGAAGCAAAACAAATTGCTTTTGAAATGGCAAAATTAGTACATATAGAAATGTTGATGAATAGAAAGCCATCTCAACTATCTGGTGGTCAACAACAACGTGTAGCAATTGCTCGAGCTTTGGCAAAGAAACCAAGAATACTATTATTAGATGAACCTTTATCAAACTTAGATGCTCGTTTACGTTTAGAAACACGTGAAGAAATAAAACGTATTCAACAAGAAACAGGAATTACAACGATCTTTGTTACACATGACCAAGAGGAAGCGATGAGTATATCAGACCAAATTATAGTCATGAAAGAAGGAATCGTTCAACAAGTTGAGGAACCTCAAGAATTATATAATGAACCAATTAATAAATTTGTGGCAAAATTCTTAGGAAACCCTCCAATTAATGTACTTCAAGGTGTTGTTAAAAATAGAAATTTAACAATTGATGGTCATAATATTTACCAACTTAATGTACCAGATAATGAAATAGAGGTTGGTATTAGACCTGAAGCATTCATGATAGATGGTAATGGATTTGAGATTCATATTGAAAATGTGGAAACGATTGGTAGAGATACGTTAATTCGTTTCAAACTTGGTAAACAACAAGTTCGTGCATTTATTGACTCTGAATATCGCTTGGTTCCTGGACAAAATGTTAAAATTAGTTTAAAACGCAGAGGCGTTCATATATTTAATCCTGAGACTGGAGAAAGAATTAAGTATGAAAAGTAA
- a CDS encoding sugar ABC transporter permease, translating to MKSNLIQTSPQETGKMTNLLIKILVWPFKKIYHIITNLVINLYKLIVKLFRFIFFVSLFILSLPVLLVDIIIQVVNLFVKKDITFIEESTTNEYLNFYQKSVRNPVMFIFAVIIDMIKMIFTGIGNIFFWIYNLKFLSFLTKPLYKYVLQYVFNFVKKFVINPLLYVKNLITLEPYKKYYMKNKTDIHDVAHAYIYLSPALVLILIFLVYPLYNTFIMSFKVDLNYLTGEYKGIGLNYYLDIFKIDPRYVERYGGTFQAMWQNTRGFWRPFFNTFIIVFVSVPISVLISLLIAVALNSIKKLQGFFQTIFFLPYVTNVIAIGMVFSMLFNQKYGLINLVTGLDTNWMAPKADNLHILISLMIYTIWSALPFKIMVFLSGIQGIDKQYYQAAQVDATSKFRVFWRITVPLLSPFILYITITSCIGAFKAYASVIAMFGDKAGPTGNYGAAGTIVWYVYGFLNNYGTPGNIARASAGSVILFMIILAFTYVQMKVSRKRVHY from the coding sequence ATGAAAAGTAATTTAATACAAACTAGCCCTCAGGAAACAGGCAAAATGACCAATCTATTGATAAAAATACTTGTTTGGCCATTTAAAAAAATCTATCATATTATTACTAATTTAGTTATCAATTTATATAAATTAATTGTTAAATTGTTTAGATTTATCTTTTTTGTATCTTTATTTATCTTATCACTACCAGTATTATTAGTAGATATAATCATTCAAGTTGTTAATTTATTTGTTAAAAAAGATATTACATTTATAGAAGAATCAACTACGAATGAATATTTAAATTTTTATCAAAAATCAGTAAGAAATCCGGTAATGTTTATTTTTGCAGTAATTATCGATATGATAAAAATGATATTTACTGGAATTGGTAATATATTTTTTTGGATTTATAATCTGAAGTTTTTAAGTTTTTTGACAAAACCTTTATATAAATATGTTTTACAATATGTTTTTAACTTTGTTAAGAAGTTTGTGATTAATCCATTATTATATGTTAAAAACTTAATTACTTTGGAACCTTACAAAAAATATTATATGAAAAACAAAACAGATATTCATGATGTAGCTCATGCTTACATCTATTTATCTCCAGCACTTGTTTTAATCTTAATATTCTTAGTTTACCCTTTATATAATACATTCATAATGTCATTTAAAGTTGACTTAAATTACTTAACGGGTGAATATAAGGGAATAGGATTAAATTATTATCTTGATATATTTAAAATTGATCCTAGATATGTTGAAAGATATGGCGGAACTTTTCAAGCAATGTGGCAGAATACTCGTGGTTTCTGGAGACCATTCTTTAATACATTTATAATTGTTTTTGTATCAGTTCCAATTTCTGTTTTAATTTCTTTATTGATTGCTGTTGCATTAAATTCAATAAAAAAATTGCAAGGATTTTTCCAAACAATCTTCTTTTTACCATATGTAACAAACGTTATTGCGATTGGTATGGTATTTAGTATGTTGTTTAATCAAAAATATGGACTAATTAATTTAGTAACAGGACTTGATACAAATTGGATGGCACCTAAAGCTGATAATTTACATATCTTAATTTCACTTATGATTTATACAATTTGGTCAGCTTTACCATTTAAAATTATGGTATTTTTATCAGGTATCCAAGGGATAGATAAACAATATTATCAAGCAGCTCAAGTTGATGCAACTTCAAAATTTAGAGTATTTTGGAGAATTACTGTTCCACTGCTTTCACCATTTATTCTTTATATTACGATTACATCATGTATAGGTGCATTTAAAGCATATGCTTCTGTTATCGCAATGTTTGGTGATAAAGCAGGTCCAACAGGTAATTATGGAGCTGCAGGAACAATCGTTTGGTATGTGTACGGTTTCCTTAATAATTATGGAACACCAGGTAACATAGCAAGGGCATCAGCTGGGTCAGTTATTCTGTTCATGATAATTCTTGCATTTACTTATGTTCAAATGAAGGTAAGTCGCAAGAGAGTACATTATTAA
- a CDS encoding carbohydrate ABC transporter permease: MEKNKNYKIWHIVSKVLIYLFLIALAIFIIIPFYWMIVTALKTKAEVELIPPTLFPKDIAWSNFFSKTKSAFTYNPQARFDIFFKNTIIVAFFSTLGTLITTILAAFAFSRLSFKGRDFLFGALLSTMMIPGEMLIITNFVTVSNFGWINQFQALIIPFMTSVFYIFFLRQTFKQIPDELYYAAKVDGTSDFKYLWRIMIPIGSPTIVTISILNALGSWNAYIWPNLVTNEVSMRLITNGLNTAFSVDGRPARNMQMAASAIVTIPILILFLLLRKQIMRGVSRSGIKG; the protein is encoded by the coding sequence ATGGAAAAAAATAAAAATTATAAAATTTGGCATATAGTATCTAAAGTATTGATTTATCTATTTCTTATTGCATTAGCAATATTTATTATAATTCCATTTTATTGGATGATTGTAACTGCTTTAAAGACTAAAGCTGAAGTTGAATTAATTCCACCAACATTATTTCCAAAAGATATTGCTTGGTCTAATTTCTTCAGTAAAACTAAATCAGCTTTTACTTATAATCCACAAGCTCGTTTTGATATATTCTTTAAAAACACAATCATTGTAGCGTTCTTCTCTACATTAGGTACATTAATAACTACAATATTAGCAGCATTTGCCTTTTCTCGCTTATCTTTTAAAGGAAGAGATTTCTTATTTGGTGCATTATTATCAACGATGATGATTCCAGGAGAAATGCTTATCATTACTAACTTCGTTACGGTATCAAACTTTGGTTGGATTAACCAATTTCAAGCGTTGATTATACCATTTATGACAAGTGTGTTCTATATCTTCTTTTTAAGACAAACATTTAAACAAATACCTGATGAACTGTATTATGCTGCGAAAGTAGATGGAACAAGTGACTTTAAATATTTATGGAGAATTATGATACCAATTGGTTCTCCAACAATTGTTACGATTTCAATTCTGAATGCATTAGGTTCATGGAATGCTTATATTTGGCCTAATTTAGTTACAAATGAAGTATCTATGCGTTTAATTACAAATGGTTTAAATACAGCATTTAGTGTTGATGGACGTCCTGCTAGAAATATGCAAATGGCAGCAAGTGCGATTGTAACAATCCCAATATTAATTCTATTTTTACTCTTAAGAAAACAAATTATGCGTGGTGTATCACGAAGTGGTATTAAAGGGTAA